Part of the Vigna unguiculata cultivar IT97K-499-35 chromosome 3, ASM411807v1, whole genome shotgun sequence genome, AGAGGGAGACCCATCTCTCAAGGGGAGGGATGGGTGTTGAACGTAAAATGTGGTTACCATAATCACGATGTCTCATCTACTCTAGTTGGTCACCCCTATGCGGGTAGGTTGAAGTCTACTAAACAGTCGTTGCTTGTTGATATGACTAAAAGTCAAGTCAAACCTGCAAATATACTTCTCACTctcaaagaaaaagatgagtgTAATGTTACAACCCTGAAGCAAGTGTATAATGCAAGATATAGGTACAAACGTTCAATAAGAGGTTCAAGAACTGAGTTACAATAGTTAATGTTGATGTTGGAACGTGATCACTACATCCATTTTAGTAGATGTCTTGATGAATCTGATGTGGTTAGCGATTTGTTCTGGACCCATCCTGATGCTGTGAAGttgttaaattcattcaatattgtgttcttaatggatagtacctataaaaccaacaaatatcGGTTGCCATTACTTGAGATTGTTGGTGTGACCTCAACAGGATTAATTTTCTCAGTcgcttttgtatttttatctagtgaaaagcaaaataatttcatttgggCTCTTGAAAGGCTCATATGTCTGTTTATGACGTGCGAGGGTGGTCCCCAAGTCATTGTAACTGATAGGGATCTTGCTCTAATGAATGTTGTTGGCATTGTGTTCCCTGAGTGTTATCATCTTCTATGCCGTTTCcacattcaaaaaaatgtgcagGCAAAGTGCAAAATGTTAGTAAATTCTGTTGACGCATGGGATGTTGTACTTCAAGCCTGGGAGAATGTCATGGACTGCgaagatgaattaaagtttaacgaGTGTGTTCATCGTCTTGAGCTTGTTTGCCAGTCGTGGCCTGTATTCTTTGAATATGTTAACGACTCGTGGATCATTCCTTACAAGAAATTCTTTGTGAAGGCATGGACGAACAAAGTTATGCATTTGGGGAATACAACATCAAACAGGTATATTTGCATTttgctattaattaaatttatttattaatggtttatATGATTTCCTTGTATAAATTGTACTAGGGTTGAGTCTGCTCACTGGAGTCTGAAGAAAGTTCTTGGCAGTAGTATGGGAGACCTTTGTTCGTGTTGGGATGACATTCACAACGTTATTATCTTGCAACATAACGAAATTAAAGCGTCTTTTGAAAGAAGTATAAATCTGATCAGTGACTCTTACAAGGCATTGAGTTATAGAAGATTAGTGGGAAATATTTCTAGATGTGCCTTAGAACTCCTTGCTCCAGAGTTGGAAAGAGTAAAGAAGATTGGATTCGATAGTAGTCGTTGTGGCTGCATTCTCAGACAAACTTATGGTCTATCATGTGCGTGTGAATTAGCACGATATGATCCTGGGATTATTCCTCTCCAAGAAATTCATGTCATGTGGACTAGGTTGAGCTTCTCCAATGTCTCGTCTTCACAATTTGAAGGGCAATTATCTATTCAGAGGGAGGTTGATCTACTGcttaatcttttcaaagaagttgATATTGCAGGAAAAGTgaccataaaacataaattacttgaCATAGTTTGCCCTTCCATGACATCGATGTTACCACCACCGAGTAAAGTTAAGACGAAAGGTGCAGCTAGGAGTCATAGATCAAAGAAGTCAACCAAGCGTGATCCCTCCTATTTTGAGCATGTGGACGCCTTCATTGAGTCCTCAAGACAAGACACATGTGTtgcaaaaacagaaaacaagcTGAAGAGCAAACGTGTAATTGAAGAGAAAGTAATACACATGCTAGAACAGTTCAATCCTGTTTTTCATCCTTATATACTCGATGTTGTCGATGTTATGGCGGATGGTCATTGTGGATATAGATGCATTGCTGCATTGTTGGGTATGGGTGAGGAGTCGTGGCCTCTAATTAGACATGATCTATACAAAGAACTTAGTCAATGGCGAGATGAATATGCAACGTTAGTTGGAGGCTATGATCGTCTGGAAGAACTGAGAAAGTCTTTGCTAGTTCAATCACCATCAGGGGTATAACTTCTATACACCAGTGTTCAAATTTATgtattacaagttttttatgattttgttttattataatctaataaattatatataggCTAATCGAGACAAGTGGATGACTATACCAGACATGGGGTATGCGATTGCTAATCGGTATAATGTAATCCTCGTGTGCTTGTCATCAGTtcaaaatttgactatattcccACTTCGTACATCCCCACCTATTTCGCAAAGTCAACATCGACTAATTTGTATCGGACATATTTACAATTCTCATTTTGTGCaggtatatatgtttatatatatatatatatattatttttataaagaactttATTTCTCTATTGACTAATTGCTGATTTACAGGTTCGTCTACAAGAAGGTTGTCCATTACCGACAGTGGATATCATATCATCTAGCAATTGTTACCCAAAGGCAAAAGGGTGGGCATCATTTTATAGAGATAGGATGCAAGCATTCCTAGATTTACACATAGTGGATCGTAGTTATGTAGATCTCATGGAAGACTGATATTTGTTGATTGTATTTAAGTATTTCACtgttgtagtttgtaattattttaccaatatataaaattctaactCATTTGGCCAAGGGACGGATATATTTTGGCCTCATTGCTAacattaaataacttaatataaaatactatatatagatgaaatatctaaatataaaataccatatataaatgaaatatctTAATATAAAATCCAATAGAAATGTCAACTCTAacatcaaatacaaataaatcgACTATCCAGACGTAGATGGTCGTCGACCTCGAACTCTACGTCCTCCTCTAGTCTCTTCCTCTTCAACGCCATCTTGAGCCATATGCAATAACTCATGAGTGCGATCCCAGGCAACTGTGCCCTCAATAACGTCTCTACAGTCTATCATCTGCTGAAGACCACTTACAATGCGTTTCACGAGACCCTGTGATAATAACAagttaatgtcaaatattaaaagttactaATAATATGAACAACTAAATGTGTAACATACCAATAAACCACTGGAAGATGATGACGGTGACGTCCTCTGAACTGTTATGTCATCTGGCAAATTCCGACGAAGTCGGGGCACAAGCACAAGGCTAGGTCGGTCGGCCTCAGCTCCACGTAAAATGTATGGATGAGAGACTCTCCTAAACCACTGCAAATATCCATCTGAACATGAAAAAGGAGCTGGTGCTTGGACCACTTGATGTACAACAAACTGCTCGTGCTTTTTCCACCGGTCATCAATAGCCTCAAAGTCCATCATGGGAACCGAACTAGGCGGTCGTGGAATAGGCTGGATGAAGCCAAATTGTCGCAACACACGCTCCGGCAAATGACGTTGTACGACGGTCCCAACCCTCAGGAAGCCAGAAAACATGCCATGTGTTACCAGTTGTCGAGCAGCTCTGTGTGCTACATATGGGTTCCAAATCATCCCATCATATGTCAAGCCATCCAACTGGACTCTAACATCAGCTATAGCGGAAATGGCGCGTCCAGTGACATAACGTAGAGTACGGGGTTCGGTCTCCACATATGTATCTCGTACTTCCTTCTTTCCCAATGTAGGGAAGTGCTCGTATATCCAAGCttgtatcaaataatatttcatttaaccattgtcatataaaactaaaaacaagttaaataaagaataaaatgttatataaatgggTACCTGCAAAAGAGGTAGATATCCAGCTAATTGCTTTGTATTTGCAAAGCTGGCATCTCCTAGCTGCTCATATAAGTGGACAAGAGCAGCAACTCCCCAACCATATGTACGACATGTGGAGAGATCTCTAAATAACTCGAGATAATGTGTACGAACATAGGTGGCGCTTTTGTTAGCAAATATCGTGCACCCTACAAGGTGCAAAAGATATGCACGTGCAGCAAACTCCCACAGCTCATTTTCACAACAGCTGTGATACAAGTCTCTCAACCAGCTCAGTCGGACCTGTGCACCCCGACTTTGATTCAGCTCCACACATGCCATGGCCCGGTCAACACCAAGAAGTGTCGTCAAAATCTGAACAGAATCTTCATATTCAAGATTTTCAGTGGAGCAAAAGTTTCCACTGATGGAAAGATGGAGAAGTGACCATACGTCATCCAAAGTGATGGTCATCTCCCTAATGGGCAGATGAAAAGTATTAGTCTCGGGATGCCATCTCTCCACGAAACCCAATACTAACCCAAGATcgatatattcatataaaatgtCGCACAAAGGTGATAATCCAGAAGCTAACACAAAAGGTGCAACAGCAGGGTGAGGACGTCctaatttcttaacttttttaatatgggAGACCACTTTCACAGCTCGAtcctaacaaaaaaataaacaagaataaaaatacttaacaacaacaaaatcaaacttatataaaaacTTCTTACTGACCTGACCATCCTATATCATGCGTGCAACATGATCCTGGTACCGGGTCAATAAAGATGTATCATACGGACCACCAGGAAATCCTCCACCATCGTTATCAATGACATGCTCGTCCTCCCGAGGAACGTCAGGAACCTCATTCTCAACAATGTCATCCTCAACAACATTAGCCTCATGACCCCTTCTACGAGCCGATGCTGTCGGTCTCTTCCGTGCAGCCCCCTGTCTGGAACTCTCGGGTGCATCATTTGAACCACGTCTAGATATATTACCTCGTGTCCTAAccatatctataataaaataaaatacaaattaataaataataaatactcgccctcatctttccttttttttccttgTAAAAACACTCTAAATGTAGTAAGTGCAAGTTCAATTTCACAtcatctttcctttttttttcctcgTAAAAACACTCTAAGTGGGTTCAATTTCACAAATTGAAGACGgatcacaatcaaattaattacatgaaacgaatttaaataaaaaacattaaacgcATTCAAGAAGTAAATCAGATGCAAAGGGAAAACCAAAAAACACACGGATTTCACATGGGAAAACCAAAAAACACAGCCAAAACGGATTCCAGGTTCCGTTTCAGCAGTATGGAAAACGGTTTGCACAATCCGTTTCACCTAAGTTtccaaacaaaaacagaaacgaattttgtaaaaaaaataaataaataaaaaggggaAACGGATCCCACAAtccgtttaaaaaataaaaaataaaacgtgaaacggattacacaatccgtttcaaaaaaaaaaagaaacggattccacaatccgtttaaaaaaaaaagaaaagaggaaacggattccacattccgtttcctaaaaaaaaaaaaggatccCACAAtccgttttgtaaaaaaaaattaaaacgggaaacggattccacaatccgtttccaaaaaaaaaaaaaaaacggattccacaattcgttttgtaaaaaaaaaaaatggggaaacggattccacaatccgtttccttaaaaaaaacgCCACAACCCTTCCTCTCAAACGCACACCACTCATGAACACAACCCACCTTTCCAAAGCAGGTTTAAACAAAGTTacatataaaatcaattaaaataaaaatatacacatgcattaaaataaaaatatacacatgCTATCTAATATTAAAAAACCAGTATTACTTACCTGTAAAAAATGGAGAAGCCGCTAAAAAGGATGAAAGGCAAACGCTGGGGAGAAGAATGGTGTGTGGAGGAAAAAAGGATACTGCGTGTGGAGGAGAAAAGGATGGCGTGGGGAGAATGCTTTGTGGGAAAACAGGGAGAAGAGGGAGAATGAGGATGGAGAGTGTGTGGAGGTGTGGACGCATGGAGGCTTTGTggaagataaaagaaattaggtcaaagATTCCAAGCAAGGGTGCAGGTGCGTGCAGGGAGGGAATCTGCTTTATTGGGGTGAGGGTGAGGGGTTTTTGGGGTGCAGTGTGCTGAGGGGTGTGAGGGGTGCAGGGGTATTTGGGGGTGCAGTGAggtgaaagagagaaaagagacagtaactttttttttaaccagGGGCAAACATAGAAATAAAATAGGTTTTGGGGGTACAGGAGAGATTATTGGAGGTGCAAGGAGAAACCCCCATCTCGCTATCCTTTCAATGTCACACTTGAGGTAAATCTTAATCCAGCTCATTTTCTAACAGTAACTGTATATGAAATGAAATGATTAATAACATAAGAGACAATTAAATTACAGTTTACAGAAAAGTTaaggatattttaaaatatttttttttatagttaggCACGAATAAAGTAAGTCTTTACCTAAT contains:
- the LOC114175561 gene encoding protein MAIN-LIKE 1-like, translated to MVRTRGNISRRGSNDAPESSRQGAARKRPTASARRRGHEANVVEDDIVENEVPDVPREDEHVIDNDGGGFPGGPYDTSLLTRYQDHDRAVKVVSHIKKVKKLGRPHPAVAPFVLASGLSPLCDILYEYIDLGLVLGFVERWHPETNTFHLPIREMTITLDDVWSLLHLSISGNFCSTENLEYEDSVQILTTLLGVDRAMACVELNQSRGAQVRLSWLRDLYHSCCENELWEFAARAYLLHLVGCTIFANKSATYVRTHYLELFRDLSTCRTYGWGVAALVHLYEQLGDASFANTKQLAGYLPLLQHFPTLGKKEVRDTYVETEPRTLRYVTGRAISAIADVRVQLDGLTYDGMIWNPYVAHRAARQLVTHGMFSGFLRVGTVVQRHLPERVLRQFGFIQPIPRPPSSVPMMDFEAIDDRWKKHEQFVVHQVVQAPAPFSCSDGYLQWFRRVSHPYILRGAEADRPSLVLVPRLRRNLPDDITVQRTSPSSSSSGLLGLVKRIVSGLQQMIDCRDVIEGTVAWDRTHELLHMAQDGVEEEETRGGRRVRGRRPSTSG